A single genomic interval of Shewanella psychropiezotolerans harbors:
- the rpsT gene encoding 30S ribosomal protein S20, whose protein sequence is MANSKSAKKRALQSEKRRQHNASRRSMLRSYVKKVIAAIKAGDHKAATEAFNAAQPIVDRMATKGIIHKNKAARQKSRLNTKIKALAA, encoded by the coding sequence TTGGCTAATAGCAAGTCTGCAAAGAAGCGCGCGCTTCAATCTGAAAAACGTCGTCAGCATAACGCTAGTCGTCGTTCAATGTTACGTTCATACGTAAAGAAAGTTATCGCAGCAATTAAAGCTGGCGATCACAAAGCGGCTACTGAAGCATTTAATGCTGCACAACCAATTGTTGACCGTATGGCGACTAAAGGCATTATTCACAAGAATAAAGCTGCTCGTCAGAAGTCTCGCCTAAACACTAAGATCAAAGCACTTGCTGCTTAG
- a CDS encoding ArsR/SmtB family transcription factor, giving the protein MNIELMQQRADQAVVMLKALANERRLFILCYLLSEGEMCVGEMNKKLGLSQSALSQHLAWLRKDNLVETRKEAQTVFYSLKSKEVSEIIKLLNNIYCH; this is encoded by the coding sequence ATGAATATTGAATTAATGCAGCAGCGGGCAGATCAAGCCGTTGTGATGTTGAAGGCTTTGGCAAACGAACGCCGTCTCTTTATCCTATGCTATCTTCTTAGTGAAGGAGAGATGTGTGTAGGTGAGATGAATAAGAAACTGGGTTTGAGTCAATCGGCTCTGTCTCAGCATCTAGCCTGGCTACGAAAAGATAATTTAGTTGAGACCCGTAAGGAAGCTCAGACGGTGTTTTACTCTTTGAAGAGTAAAGAGGTATCGGAGATTATCAAGTTGCTTAATAACATATACTGTCATTAA
- a CDS encoding M20/M25/M40 family metallo-hydrolase: MKNTLRTLVIGLLFGSLIGCQHTPAEKSAIQIPQQLQQKALNSNLAYELVESLTVEVGPRLAGSEKDLIAVQWAQDKLNSLGFDRVYKEAVQVPVWSRGEAKAKILSPYGQPIVITALGGSIATPKAGIQASIARFDSLAALKLASKAEVEGKIVFIDHITERHITGKGYGKTVGGRSRGAITAAEKGALAIVIRSIGTDHDRMAHTGMMRYKEGVTKIPAAAMSNPDADLIKLMLKRDPNVVLDLFMSPKRLGYATSYNVIAEVTGSSKPDEIVLIGAHLDSWDEGTGAIDDGAGVAIVTSAGKLIQDLPVKPARTVRVVLYAAEEVGLVGGKAYAKAHQDELAKHYIAAESDFGAGRIYQIDYRVNEKAFTALQSLSAPMTQNGVVLGSNTASGGPDVSMLPKQGVPVASLRQDGRDYFDYHHTPNDTLDKIDPAALQQNVAAYAQFAYLMAQSEVELRPIEVAK, encoded by the coding sequence ATGAAAAACACACTCCGTACCTTGGTCATTGGACTCCTCTTTGGAAGCCTTATTGGTTGTCAGCACACGCCAGCAGAAAAATCCGCAATTCAAATACCTCAGCAATTACAGCAAAAAGCCTTGAACTCAAATTTGGCATATGAGTTAGTCGAATCCCTCACGGTAGAAGTTGGCCCAAGATTGGCTGGCAGTGAGAAAGACCTGATTGCCGTTCAATGGGCGCAGGACAAGCTCAATAGCCTTGGATTCGACAGAGTCTATAAGGAAGCAGTTCAAGTTCCGGTCTGGAGTCGAGGGGAAGCGAAAGCGAAAATCCTATCTCCTTACGGTCAGCCTATCGTGATAACCGCTCTTGGCGGCAGTATTGCGACGCCAAAAGCTGGAATACAAGCCTCCATCGCCCGATTCGATAGTTTAGCGGCATTGAAACTGGCCTCTAAAGCAGAAGTCGAAGGCAAGATAGTCTTTATCGACCACATCACCGAACGCCATATCACAGGCAAAGGTTATGGGAAAACCGTAGGCGGCCGTTCTCGCGGTGCTATCACGGCGGCGGAGAAAGGTGCACTGGCTATCGTGATCCGCTCCATAGGGACAGATCATGACCGCATGGCACACACTGGCATGATGCGCTACAAAGAGGGTGTGACTAAGATCCCTGCCGCGGCTATGTCTAACCCGGATGCAGATCTGATCAAGTTAATGCTCAAACGCGACCCCAATGTGGTGCTGGACCTGTTCATGTCTCCTAAGCGTTTAGGGTACGCGACCTCCTACAATGTCATCGCTGAAGTCACCGGCAGCAGCAAACCTGATGAGATCGTACTCATAGGGGCTCATTTAGACTCATGGGATGAAGGTACGGGCGCCATCGATGATGGCGCAGGCGTGGCCATTGTCACATCGGCAGGTAAGCTCATTCAAGATTTACCAGTCAAGCCAGCACGTACGGTTAGAGTCGTACTCTATGCCGCCGAAGAAGTAGGCCTGGTCGGTGGTAAAGCTTACGCTAAGGCACACCAAGACGAGCTAGCCAAACATTACATCGCTGCCGAATCTGATTTCGGTGCAGGTCGCATCTATCAGATCGATTATAGGGTCAATGAAAAGGCCTTCACTGCATTACAATCCCTCAGCGCCCCCATGACTCAGAATGGTGTAGTCCTGGGCAGCAATACGGCCTCAGGCGGCCCTGATGTCTCTATGTTGCCAAAGCAAGGCGTTCCTGTGGCATCCCTAAGACAAGATGGCCGTGATTACTTCGATTATCACCACACACCCAACGACACCTTAGATAAGATAGATCCAGCCGCACTACAGCAAAACGTAGCAGCCTACGCTCAGTTTGCGTATCTGATGGCCCAATCAGAAGTTGAGTTAAGACCAATTGAGGTCGCTAAATAG